The Salvelinus namaycush isolate Seneca chromosome 16, SaNama_1.0, whole genome shotgun sequence genome has a segment encoding these proteins:
- the LOC120060697 gene encoding uncharacterized protein At5g50100, chloroplastic-like yields MLSTVRTLLARISSSVSSRSVIGLTRPLCSHRTYSTDPAAVRVLYDGECPICVKEIQFLQYLQRNRPGKVDFVDISLQCFNEEKYGGISYEMAMDEMHVIDENNKVHRGVPAFTVMYSAVGLGWLGRFMSWPLVRPVMDKAYAIFAKNRLKWTGREDCTTGRCVKKEP; encoded by the exons ATGCTGTCTACTGTGAGGACATTGTTGGCTAGAATATCCAGTAGTGTGAGTTCAAGGTCTGTGATTGGTTTGACACGACCTCTCTGCAGCCATCGGACCTATTCAACGGACCCTGCTGCTGTCAGG GTGCTATATGATGGAGAATGCCCCATATGTGTTAAAGAGATCCAATTCCTGCAGTATCTGCAGAGAAACCGACCAGGGAAAGTCGACTTTGTGGACATCTCCCTGCAATGCTTCAATGAAGAGAAGTATGGGGGAATCAGCTATGAGATGGCCATGGACGAGATGCACGTGATTGATGAGAATAACAAG GTTCACCGTGGAGTTCCAGCCTTTACAGTCATGTACAGTGCTGTTGGTTTAGGCTGGCTGGGCCGCTTCATGTCATGGCCTCTCGTTAGACCCGTCATGGACAAAGCCTATGCAATCTTTGCTAAAAACCGCCTGAAATGGACCGGACGGGAAGACTGTACTACAGGACGCTGTGTGAAGAAAGAACCTTGA